CGCGCTCGGCGCGTTCTTCGCGGGCGTCATCCTGAGCGAATCCGAGCTCAGCCACCAGGCCGGCAACGACACGCTGCCGCTCAAGGATGCGTTCGCCGTGTTGTTCTTCGTGTCGGTGGGCATGTTGTTCGATCCCACCGTGCTGGTGCGCGAGCCGCTCTCCGTGCTCGCAGTGCTGGCCATCATCATGGTGGGGAAGTCGCTGGCGGCCTTCGTCATCGTGCTGGCGTTCCGCCATCCGGTCCGCACGGCGCTCACCGTGTCCGCGAGCCTGGCGCAGATCGGCGAATTCTCGTTCATCCTTGCGAGCCTCGGTGCCGCGCTCGGATTGCTGCCGCCGGATGGCCGCGATTTCATACTGGCTGGCGCGTTGTTGTCGATCGCGCTGAACCCGGTCACTTTCGCCGGCATCGCCCCGCTGTCGCGCTGGATCGAAGCGCGGCCGCGGCTGCTCAAACTACTCGAGCGGCGCGGCGCGGACCGCCATCGTACGCCGGTCAGTGACACCAGCCTGCTCCGTCAACACGCCATCATCGTCGGCTACGGCCGCGTCGGCGGCGCCATCGGCCCGGTGCTCAAGGAACAGGGCCTGCCCTTCGCGGTGATCGAACGCGACCACCTGATGTTGAGCAACGCGCAGGCGCAGGGTGTTCCCACCCTGGTCGGCGACGCGGCCGCGCCGGGAACCTTGCAGGCAGCCGGCATCGCGCACGCGCGCCTGCTGGTGGTCGCCACTCCCGACAGCTTCCAGGCGCGGCACATCGTGGAGCTGGCGCGCAGCCTCAACCATTCGCTCGACATCGTGGTGCGCACGCACAAGGACAGCGAATTCAAGACGCTCGAGGACCTGGGCGCGGGCCGCGTGGTCATGGGCGAACGCGAACTGGCGCGCGGCATGCTCGAGTATTCGCTGCGCAGTCTCGGCGTGCCGCCGGAACGCGCGCGCGCCGTCGCGGGCCGCGACGCGCAGGTGAATCCGGAAGGCACCTGACCTGTCAGGATTTCAGGTACGCCATCTTCAACTGCTGACGCAGCGTCTGACGCATCGCCGGACTCAAAGGGCCTAACAATCCCTGCAACGCAGGCGGAATGTGGGCGACCGGATCGCCGCCGTCCGGCCGGAAAACATGCGTCTCGAACATCTCGCGCCAGTACGCGCGTTCGCGCGGCGGCAGGTCCTTCAATGCCAGCAGTGCCGTGAGGAAGCAGTCGATCGCGCGCTCGAGGCCTTTCGCATCGTTGCCCCACCAGTAGTTGACCAGCACGTTGTAAGGCTCGAGCGAGGTGACGTGATGCCACCAGTACTTCGGGATGAACAAGGCGTCGCCGGCCTCGAGCCACGCGATACGCGCCGCCGCCAGGGCGCGGCGGAATCGCGGATAACGCTCGAAATCGGGCGCTTCGGGATTCACCAGCGACAGCGGCGGCGGGAACGGCCGGTCGATCGGGCCGACGTACAGATTCGACACCTGCTCCGGGGGAAACAGCAGGAAGCGGCGCCGGCCCGCCACGACGCAGGCGAGATTGTGGTCCGGATCGTGGTGCGTTTGCGTACGCACCTTGCCGCCGATCCAGATGCGCGGCGACACCTGCGGCGGCAGGAACGGCGCGGGATTCGCGCTGGTGAACAGCGGCATGTGGTCGGCGAGCGGCAGCGATTGAATCGCGATGAACGGGGCGTCCGGCTGGCCCAGCAGGCGCTCCATGTGGTCGAGCGTGTCGCCGATGCGCCGTTCGCGATGCGCAAAATTGAAATCGCGCAGATCCGGCTGATACATGAACCAGCCATCGCTCGCCGCACGCGCTTCCAGGATCGACGCCGGCCTTCCTGCGTCGAGTGACTTGAGATAACGG
This sequence is a window from Pseudomonadota bacterium. Protein-coding genes within it:
- the ybaL gene encoding YbaL family putative K(+) efflux transporter, which produces MPVELHETSLIALLAIGFVLALLFGLVAAALRISPIVGYLLAGIAVGPFTPGFVGDSGLASQVAEIGVILLMFGVGLHFSIKDLMSVRYIALPGAIAQIVTATAIGAGMAHLLGWSFGTGLVFGLSLSVASTVVLLRALEERNALQSSEGKIAVGWLIVEDLAMVLALVMLPALAETLGGNAGVIDPHVGSTNTWLALLITLAKVAVFVVLALVVGTRAVPWLLMHVTRTGSRELFTLCVLAIALGIAYGSSAAFGVSFALGAFFAGVILSESELSHQAGNDTLPLKDAFAVLFFVSVGMLFDPTVLVREPLSVLAVLAIIMVGKSLAAFVIVLAFRHPVRTALTVSASLAQIGEFSFILASLGAALGLLPPDGRDFILAGALLSIALNPVTFAGIAPLSRWIEARPRLLKLLERRGADRHRTPVSDTSLLRQHAIIVGYGRVGGAIGPVLKEQGLPFAVIERDHLMLSNAQAQGVPTLVGDAAAPGTLQAAGIAHARLLVVATPDSFQARHIVELARSLNHSLDIVVRTHKDSEFKTLEDLGAGRVVMGERELARGMLEYSLRSLGVPPERARAVAGRDAQVNPEGT
- a CDS encoding cupin-like domain-containing protein; protein product: MTLTITQSFDDLPQVAARGVTTPAEFADLVRAEEPVALRQALDGWPALAAGRESVSAMNRYLKSLDAGRPASILEARAASDGWFMYQPDLRDFNFAHRERRIGDTLDHMERLLGQPDAPFIAIQSLPLADHMPLFTSANPAPFLPPQVSPRIWIGGKVRTQTHHDPDHNLACVVAGRRRFLLFPPEQVSNLYVGPIDRPFPPPLSLVNPEAPDFERYPRFRRALAAARIAWLEAGDALFIPKYWWHHVTSLEPYNVLVNYWWGNDAKGLERAIDCFLTALLALKDLPPRERAYWREMFETHVFRPDGGDPVAHIPPALQGLLGPLSPAMRQTLRQQLKMAYLKS